From the genome of Cyanobacteriota bacterium:
CGCGAGCACTAGAACAGGTGATTGATGCCGTGGGGGCAACAGCGATCGACTACCCAGGCCGGACTCAGTGCTGCGGTTGGCCAATCTCTAGCTATGCCACAACGGAATCATTTCGCATGGCTGGGAAACACATCAAGGCCGCGATCGCAGCAGGGGCCGATTGCATGGTTACCCCTTGTCCCCTCTGTCATTTGAACCTAGACTCACGTCAACCGGAAGTGGAGCAGGTAATCGGGGAGCCGCTGGGCTTACCAATTCTGCATTTACCTCAGCTAGTTGCTTTATCCCTAGGAGTCAGTCCCAAAGAGTTAGGGCTAGAGCGGCATATTGTATCAACCCGTCCGCTGCTGAAAAAGCTAGGGCTATGCTGAGGCATCAATTTATCCCGCCTGCTAGCAGTTACATGGTTGGGTGCACATAGAATCTGCCACTGATTTAACCCTCGTCTAGGCTGACTCTGGGTTAAGCTTGCTCATAACCCAGGTAGTATAAGTGCCGATCGGACTCCAGATTAGGTATGGTACTAGCAGCCAGCCTGCTGTGGCAGAGACCTTCCAAACCGCAGGTGTTAAGAATAGGCCAAATACAAACCCGATGCCACCAATTAGTGCTCCTGCTCGCAGACTGCGTAGACGCAAAGTTGCAGGTGTGAAGGCCATAATTAACGCCTCTTGGATCAAGAATCCCATCATTAGTTGCCGGGTATGGCTAGCACCGGGGGCACTACGCCAAACTAAGCTAGCAGATGTGATGCCACAGAGAAAGATCACCGTCCAAATAATGGGAATTGCCCACTCAAAGGTCAGCCAAGTGGGACGACGCAACCGTCCAAACCAACGGGCATCAGCGGGACTAAACCGATTGATGCCAACAGCAACAATAACGGAGGCTGCGGCAATGACTAGCCAAGTAACGATCATAGACATTGCGGAAACGCTTGGACAGATGCATACCCTCTACATTGTAAAGTTACTGTAAATTTGTGAACCATGAATTGGAGTTACGACCCGTTAAGATGCGAGGGGGTAGGTTGTCAACAGTTAAGGTTGCAGATGCTATGCCAACAGAGGGGCCAGAGAAGACAATGCCAACGATCGGCAGACGCGAGCTACTAATTACAACTCTAGCGGCTGGCTTTGCTGCTGCTGTTCATCCAGTTTCTGCTGCTGCCATTAGAACAGAAGCTACAGGTTTGGTAGCAGGTGCTGTGCGTATTCCTGTAGCCGATGGACAAATCCCTGCCTACCGGGCTATGCCCAATCGGGGGAGAGGATTTCCTGTAGTGCTTGTAATTCAAGAAATTTTTGGAGTCCATGAGCACATTCAAGACGTGTGTCGTCGGTTAGCAAAACTAGGATATATGGCGATCGCCCCTGAATTATTTGTCCGTCAGGGAGATGTATCCAAACTCAGCAGCATTGACGAGATTCGTCCCATTGTTGCTAGTGTGCCTGACACCCAAGTGTTGTCTGACCTAGATGCCACAGTA
Proteins encoded in this window:
- a CDS encoding heterodisulfide reductase-related iron-sulfur binding cluster, which translates into the protein RALEQVIDAVGATAIDYPGRTQCCGWPISSYATTESFRMAGKHIKAAIAAGADCMVTPCPLCHLNLDSRQPEVEQVIGEPLGLPILHLPQLVALSLGVSPKELGLERHIVSTRPLLKKLGLC
- a CDS encoding TspO/MBR family protein; protein product: MIVTWLVIAAASVIVAVGINRFSPADARWFGRLRRPTWLTFEWAIPIIWTVIFLCGITSASLVWRSAPGASHTRQLMMGFLIQEALIMAFTPATLRLRSLRAGALIGGIGFVFGLFLTPAVWKVSATAGWLLVPYLIWSPIGTYTTWVMSKLNPESA